The Verrucomicrobiota bacterium genome segment CCGTGCGCGGGAGACGGCAGCAGTTCCTTCTTGCGCGACACGATCCCCTCCAGCTCGAACACCCCCGCCTCGATGCGCCGAGAATCGATCGGGCCCAGCACCGACTTCCGGCCGGCCACGAGCAGCAGCGACGTTTGCAGCGCCACGTCCGTCACCAGGCCGGGCCGGAGCCGTTCGACCTCAGGCAGAATCCGCTTTGACCTGCGGCGGGCCTTTGAATCTCCTGTTCTCCAAACCGAACCAAACAACCAGCAGCAGCGCGACCGCGCCGCCGACAATTTTCACCGCCTGCTCGTTCGGCGGCTGCATCCCGATGACGATGAGGAACAGGCAGCCGAGCGCCGAAACGATGGCGAGCGGGCGGTAGAGGCGGCCAAGCTGCCACGGCCCCATGCGCGTCCAAGTGCGGCCGTGCGCGAGGAAGCCGGCGGCGACGGGCAGCACGTAGCTGATGTAGAGGAAGATGACGCACACCGCCGCGATGGTCACGTAGGGCACGAGGATGGTGAACAGCGCCGCCGCGATGGCCGCGAACCACACGGCGACGGAAGGCGACTTGCTCGCCGGGTTCACGCGGCGCAGCGCGTCGGAGAAGGGCAGGCCGCCGTCGCGCGCGAAGGCGTAGGTCATGCGCGACGCAGAAGTGAGCGCCGCAAGGCCGCAGAGGTATTGCGCGGCCACGATCAGCGCGAGCAGTCCCGACGCGAGCGCGGGCGGCAGCGCGGCCTTCATCGTCCACGGCACGACGTT includes the following:
- a CDS encoding amino acid permease, which produces LNHYGIHLTTRLTDLSGYLILGVATVLTVALLLATKHFEWARFWTFENFSGLPEGGAVFPKQDNLMWLFALGFLLPAYTITGFDASAHTSEETVGAAVNVPKGIVRSVWVSGVFGWVMICAILLAMPSVKEGVAQGANVVPWTMKAALPPALASGLLALIVAAQYLCGLAALTSASRMTYAFARDGGLPFSDALRRVNPASKSPSVAVWFAAIAAALFTILVPYVTIAAVCVIFLYISYVLPVAAGFLAHGRTWTRMGPWQLGRLYRPLAIVSALGCLFLIVIGMQPPNEQAVKIVGGAVALLLVVWFGLENRRFKGPPQVKADSA